In Paraburkholderia youngii, the genomic stretch AGCGCGAACCTGGCCGTGTCCGACCACAACGTGCCAACCACGGACCGCAGCCACGGCATCGCCGATCCGGTCTCGAAGCTGCAGGTCGACACGCTCGACGCGAACTGCGACGCCTTCGGCATCACGCAGTTCAAGATGAACGACCAGCGTCAGGGCATCGTCCACATCATCGGGCCGGAACAGGGCGCTACGCTGCCGGGTATGACGATCGTCTGCGGCGACTCGCACACGTCCACGCACGGCGCGTTCGGCGCGCTCGCGCATGGCATCGGCACGTCGGAAGTCGAGCACGTGCTGGCCACGCAAACGCTGCTGCAGAAGAAGAGCAAGAACATGCTCGTCAAGGTCGAGGGGCAATTGCCGCGCGGCTGTACCGCGAAGGACATCGTGCTCGCGATCATCGGCAAGATCGGCACCGCGGGCGGTACCGGTTACGCGATGGAATTCGGCGGCTCGACGATCCGTTCGCTGACGATGGAGGGCCGAATGACGGTCTGCAACATGGCGATCGAAGCGGGCGCGCGCGCCGGCATGGTCGCCGTCGACGACACCACGGTCGAATACCTGAAAGGCCGTCCGTTCTCGCCGCAGGGCGTCGAGTGGGATCACGCGGTCGAGTACTGGAAGCAGTTCAAGTCGGACGAGGGCGCGCATTTCGATCGCGTGGTCGAGCTGAACGCGGCCGAAATCGTGCCGCAGGTGACTTGGGGCACGTCGCCGGAAATGGTCACGCCGGTCGACGGCCGCGTGCCGGATCCGGAGCGCGAGAAGGACCCGGTCAAGCGCGACGCGATGGAGCGTGCGCTCAAGTACATGGCGCTCGAGCCGAACGCGCCGATCGAGTCGATCAAGCCGGATAAAATCTTCATCGGGTCGTGCACCAACGCGCGCATCGAAGACATTCGCGCCGCGGCTTACGTCGTGAAGAAGCTCGGCCGCCGCCTCGCGCCGAACATCCGTCTGGCGATGGTCGTGCCGGGTTCGGGGCTCGTGAAGGCGCAGGCGGAGCGTGAAGGCCTCGACAAGGTCTTTACCGAGGCCGGGTTCGAATGGCGTGAACCGGGTTGCTCGATGTGTCTGGCGATGAACGCCGACCGGCTCGAGCCGGGCGAGCGCTGCGCGTCCACGTCGAACCGGAACTTCGAAGGTCGTCAGGGCGCCGGTGGGCGCACGCACCTGGTGAGCCCCGCAATGGCCGCGGCTGCAGCCATCGAAGGGCATTTCGTCGACATTCGCAAGCTTGGATGAATCGCATGATGAAGAACATGAATCGCATCACTCTATTGCGCCGCTTCGCACTCGGCACGCTCGCCGGGCTTCTGCTCGGCCTCGCCGGATGCAACACGGTGCACGGATTCGGCCAGGACATGTCGCACCTCGGCAATTCGATCAGCAATCACGCTGAGAAATAAGCGGTTTTTGATTTTTGCCGGCGATGCGGCGCGGGGGTCCAACCGCCGGTCGCATCGCCCGGTCCTGAACAGGCGCAAGCGTCATGGATAAATTCATCGTACACACCGGCGTCGTGGCGCCGCTCGATCGCGAGAACGTCGACACGGACGCGATCATTCCGAAGCAGTTCCTGAAGTCGATCAAGCGCACGGGCTTCGGTCCGAACGCGTTCGACGAATGGCGCTACCTCGACCACGGCGAACCGGGTCAGGACAACTCGAAGCGTCCGCTGAACCCGGACTTCGTGCTGAACCAGCCGCGCTATCAGGGCGCCTCGGTGCTGCTCGCGCGCAAGAATTTCGGTTGCGGCAGCTCGCGCGAACACGCGCCCTGGGCGTTGCAGCAGTACGGCTTTCGCGCACTGATCGCGCCGAGCTTCGCCGACATCTTTTACAACAACTGCTTCAAGAACGGCGTGCTGCCGATCGTGCTGA encodes the following:
- the leuC gene encoding 3-isopropylmalate dehydratase large subunit — translated: MAQTLYDKLWNTHVVHTEDDGTAILYIDRHLLHEVTSPQAFEGLKMAHRPVWRISANLAVSDHNVPTTDRSHGIADPVSKLQVDTLDANCDAFGITQFKMNDQRQGIVHIIGPEQGATLPGMTIVCGDSHTSTHGAFGALAHGIGTSEVEHVLATQTLLQKKSKNMLVKVEGQLPRGCTAKDIVLAIIGKIGTAGGTGYAMEFGGSTIRSLTMEGRMTVCNMAIEAGARAGMVAVDDTTVEYLKGRPFSPQGVEWDHAVEYWKQFKSDEGAHFDRVVELNAAEIVPQVTWGTSPEMVTPVDGRVPDPEREKDPVKRDAMERALKYMALEPNAPIESIKPDKIFIGSCTNARIEDIRAAAYVVKKLGRRLAPNIRLAMVVPGSGLVKAQAEREGLDKVFTEAGFEWREPGCSMCLAMNADRLEPGERCASTSNRNFEGRQGAGGRTHLVSPAMAAAAAIEGHFVDIRKLG
- a CDS encoding entericidin A/B family lipoprotein is translated as MMKNMNRITLLRRFALGTLAGLLLGLAGCNTVHGFGQDMSHLGNSISNHAEK
- the leuD gene encoding 3-isopropylmalate dehydratase small subunit, with product MDKFIVHTGVVAPLDRENVDTDAIIPKQFLKSIKRTGFGPNAFDEWRYLDHGEPGQDNSKRPLNPDFVLNQPRYQGASVLLARKNFGCGSSREHAPWALQQYGFRALIAPSFADIFYNNCFKNGVLPIVLTEQQVDHLFNETYAFNGFELTIDLEAQVVRTADGGTEYPFEVAAFRKYCLLNGFDDIGLTLRHADKIRQFEAERLAKQPWLNNRLVR